A window of the Streptomyces sp. NBC_00454 genome harbors these coding sequences:
- a CDS encoding C40 family peptidase, whose protein sequence is MRTPEFTEEIPDTCDCAGCARGTTAVKSATRRRCTLRGAVVAAVGATLLMGTGVGAASAEPAPARAGWDGSKYWYKDATGWWRWTSHYSKYMANGGSSSASKPSSGSSASSSSSSVRTSEPTFRGRAGWDSTDRVYWYKDGTGWWRWTSHKDKYERYAGGSGSSGGSGSSGSSGGSSGSSGTPVRQGTEGAISFANSHLGDNYVWGGNGPHGWDCSGLVQAAYRSAGISLPRVASDQYRATTPISRSELRRGDLVFWTSNGSTSGIHHVAIYLGDGKYLEAPRPGKQVRISSFSAYNPNMYGRVR, encoded by the coding sequence ATGCGCACGCCCGAGTTCACCGAAGAGATACCCGACACCTGCGACTGCGCCGGCTGCGCGCGGGGCACGACGGCCGTCAAGTCCGCCACCCGCCGCCGCTGCACCCTGCGCGGAGCCGTGGTCGCGGCCGTCGGTGCGACGCTGCTGATGGGCACCGGCGTGGGCGCCGCCTCCGCCGAACCGGCCCCGGCCCGAGCGGGCTGGGACGGCTCGAAGTACTGGTACAAGGACGCGACCGGCTGGTGGCGCTGGACCAGCCACTACAGCAAGTACATGGCGAACGGCGGCAGTTCCAGCGCCTCAAAGCCCTCCTCAGGCTCCTCGGCCTCCTCCTCTTCCTCCTCGGTACGCACCTCCGAGCCGACCTTCCGTGGCCGCGCGGGCTGGGACTCGACGGACCGGGTGTACTGGTACAAGGACGGGACCGGCTGGTGGCGCTGGACCAGCCACAAGGACAAGTACGAACGCTACGCAGGCGGTTCCGGCTCCTCCGGCGGCTCGGGCTCGTCGGGCTCCTCCGGCGGTTCCTCGGGCAGCTCCGGCACTCCCGTCCGCCAGGGCACCGAAGGCGCCATCTCCTTCGCGAACAGCCACCTCGGCGACAACTACGTCTGGGGCGGCAACGGCCCGCACGGCTGGGACTGCTCGGGCCTGGTGCAGGCCGCCTACCGCTCCGCGGGCATCTCCCTCCCCCGCGTGGCCTCCGACCAGTACCGGGCCACCACCCCGATCTCCCGCTCCGAACTGCGCCGCGGCGACCTGGTCTTCTGGACCTCGAACGGCAGCACCTCGGGCATCCACCACGTCGCCATCTACCTCGGCGACGGCAAATACCTCGAAGCCCCCCGCCCGGGCAAGCAGGTCCGCATCTCCAGCTTCAGCGCGTACAACCCGAACATGTACGGCCGCGTCCGCTAA
- a CDS encoding DUF6777 domain-containing protein has translation MSGGREGPPSPPPAPPGGSGGAGGPGGPGGQGGPSGGASGPPPKPWWRSVPRLATAIVALAAAVTLAVVLTRPTGGGATSAGGEVFLQPAAASGPDPFTESTAAEQATPPPESPPPSAAPATGTATATTVTRSVAGSSPGLYGGTRDVASCDVEKQIKVLSGQPAKNAAFASALGLQPSAVPGYLRSLTPVQLRMDTRVTNHGYRDGRATAYQAVLQAGTAVLVDDRGVPRVRCACGNPLGSPVALRADPKHSGQPWTSYRPAQVVVIAPSVTIVNTFVIYDHHDRRWYERDRGDHHGKHDKPIPPPIFPTQPPTPSPSPVTSPPVTSPPPSSQSPSPSVSPSPSASESTSQSPSVSPSESESPSASPSTSPPESPSASPAIAPSESESESASTSASTSESASEPASQSPSADESQAVSESAPAPPSAACPSLTGGAVVPPVQGTPTTSCPPSGTAVR, from the coding sequence CTGTCCGGCGGGCGGGAAGGGCCGCCGTCGCCGCCGCCCGCGCCTCCCGGGGGATCCGGCGGGGCGGGTGGTCCGGGTGGTCCAGGCGGTCAGGGTGGTCCTTCCGGAGGAGCGTCCGGGCCGCCGCCGAAGCCCTGGTGGCGGTCCGTTCCCCGCCTCGCCACCGCGATCGTCGCCCTCGCCGCCGCCGTGACCCTGGCCGTCGTACTGACCAGGCCGACCGGCGGCGGCGCCACCTCCGCGGGCGGCGAGGTGTTCCTGCAGCCCGCCGCGGCGTCGGGGCCGGACCCCTTCACCGAGTCCACCGCCGCCGAGCAGGCCACACCGCCGCCGGAGAGCCCGCCGCCGTCCGCGGCTCCCGCCACCGGGACCGCGACCGCGACCACGGTCACGCGGAGCGTCGCCGGGTCCTCGCCGGGCCTCTACGGGGGCACGAGGGACGTAGCCAGCTGCGACGTCGAGAAGCAGATCAAGGTGCTGTCGGGGCAGCCGGCGAAGAACGCCGCGTTCGCCTCGGCGCTCGGCCTCCAGCCGTCGGCCGTACCCGGCTACCTCCGCTCGCTCACCCCGGTCCAGCTGCGCATGGACACCCGGGTCACCAACCACGGCTACCGGGACGGCAGGGCCACCGCCTACCAGGCCGTGCTCCAGGCCGGGACGGCCGTGCTCGTGGACGACCGCGGCGTGCCGAGGGTGCGGTGCGCGTGCGGGAACCCGCTGGGGTCCCCGGTGGCGCTGCGGGCCGACCCGAAGCACTCCGGACAGCCCTGGACCTCGTACCGGCCCGCGCAGGTCGTGGTCATCGCGCCGTCCGTGACCATCGTGAACACCTTCGTGATCTACGACCACCACGACCGCCGCTGGTACGAGCGCGACCGGGGCGACCACCACGGCAAGCACGACAAGCCGATCCCGCCGCCGATCTTCCCGACCCAGCCGCCGACCCCCTCCCCGTCCCCGGTCACCTCCCCTCCGGTGACCTCGCCCCCGCCGTCATCCCAGTCCCCGTCGCCCTCTGTCTCACCCTCACCCTCGGCATCCGAGTCGACTTCGCAGTCCCCGTCGGTCTCGCCCTCGGAATCCGAGTCCCCCTCGGCATCGCCGTCGACGTCCCCGCCGGAGTCGCCGTCCGCGTCCCCGGCGATCGCGCCGTCCGAGTCCGAGTCCGAGTCCGCTTCCACGTCCGCCTCCACCTCGGAGTCCGCTTCGGAGCCCGCGTCGCAGTCGCCGTCCGCGGACGAGTCCCAGGCGGTCTCCGAGTCCGCCCCCGCCCCGCCCTCCGCGGCCTGCCCGTCCCTGACGGGCGGCGCGGTCGTGCCCCCGGTCCAGGGCACCCCCACGACCTCGTGCCCGCCGTCCGGCACGGCCGTCCGGTAG
- a CDS encoding streptophobe family protein, producing the protein MIHPEIPHPATSASTARAWRDALVAVLAGFAVMAAVSAAGLVLAGAGDLPGGGFPHVVAAVVVMAAGGSVDVTGGAGFLAGADASLSVLPLSVSLAGALTAGLLFLRPLRHRAVAGPRELLARAAPLVILWLAALTGTALLASRDFTISTGNSTIGDIDELLDSTPTVGFKAAIPATLGFGLLWILGLLLIVLLVSRRAPLPASLVRFHAAVRPAASAVVALLLAYVVIGVGTGLVVAATQGHADRTLAVILLGLPNLVWFALTIGFGGAWEGKADGPFGLPMPQVLDQVLRATGSGSGSDLSTVDAASLAERDSRVWWLVVLAAVLLIGAGALAAARSPARVRPWQHALHLAVALALATLAVCLLGRVQAQFGLSVLGIGDVGDLSGKVELRALLWRTVGLAFVAGAAAGFLGALLPSRRRHR; encoded by the coding sequence GTGATTCATCCCGAAATACCCCATCCGGCGACGTCGGCGTCGACCGCGCGAGCCTGGCGCGACGCCCTCGTGGCCGTCCTCGCGGGCTTCGCCGTGATGGCCGCGGTCTCCGCGGCCGGCCTGGTCCTGGCCGGAGCCGGAGACCTGCCGGGCGGCGGGTTCCCGCACGTGGTCGCCGCCGTCGTGGTGATGGCGGCCGGCGGCTCCGTCGACGTGACGGGCGGGGCCGGTTTCCTGGCCGGGGCCGACGCGAGCCTGTCGGTGCTCCCCCTGTCCGTCAGCCTGGCCGGGGCGCTGACCGCCGGCCTGCTCTTCCTGCGCCCGCTGCGCCACCGGGCGGTGGCCGGACCGCGCGAACTCCTCGCCCGCGCCGCGCCCTTGGTGATCCTCTGGCTGGCCGCGCTGACGGGCACCGCCCTCCTGGCCAGCCGGGACTTCACGATCTCCACGGGCAACTCGACCATCGGAGACATCGACGAACTCCTCGACTCCACACCGACGGTGGGGTTCAAGGCCGCGATCCCCGCCACCCTCGGCTTCGGACTGCTCTGGATCCTGGGCCTGTTGCTGATCGTCCTCCTGGTCTCGCGCCGCGCGCCGCTCCCTGCCTCGCTGGTCCGCTTCCACGCGGCGGTGCGGCCGGCGGCATCCGCCGTGGTCGCGCTCCTGCTGGCGTACGTGGTCATCGGCGTCGGCACCGGCCTGGTAGTGGCCGCGACCCAGGGGCATGCGGACCGCACCCTGGCGGTGATCCTGCTGGGCCTGCCGAACCTGGTCTGGTTCGCCCTCACGATCGGCTTCGGAGGGGCCTGGGAGGGCAAGGCCGACGGTCCGTTCGGGCTGCCGATGCCACAGGTCCTGGACCAGGTGCTGCGCGCCACCGGTTCCGGCTCCGGCTCCGACCTGTCCACCGTCGACGCGGCCTCGCTCGCGGAGCGGGACTCCCGCGTGTGGTGGCTGGTGGTGCTCGCCGCCGTCCTGCTGATCGGCGCGGGCGCGCTGGCGGCCGCCCGTTCCCCGGCCCGTGTCCGGCCCTGGCAGCACGCGCTGCACCTGGCCGTGGCCCTGGCGCTGGCCACCTTGGCGGTCTGCCTACTGGGCCGGGTCCAGGCCCAGTTCGGCCTGTCGGTCCTGGGCATCGGCGACGTCGGCGACCTCAGCGGCAAGGTGGAACTGCGCGCGCTCCTCTGGCGCACGGTCGGCCTCGCCTTCGTCGCGGGCGCGGCCGCCGGATTCCTCGGAGCGCTGCTCCCCAGCCGCCGCCGACACCGCTGA
- a CDS encoding serine/threonine-protein kinase, giving the protein MGSAPSGDPEAGGDPGPGGGPVRGRAGDLRGRRIAGYVVEEEIGRGGMAVVYRAHDVRLDRTVALKLLAPELARNDTFRQRFAHESKVAAAIDHPHIVPVFEAGETDGMLYIAMRYVAGQDLRALLDRTGPLPVDTAARIAGQVASALDAAHAHDLVHRDVKPGNILVAAGTDSEHPEHVYLTDFGLTKKSLSLTGFTSVGQFVGTLDYVAPEQISGKPVDGRCDVYSLGCVVYETLAGGPPFQRDDDMALLWAHQYDPPPPVSSRRSGLPAGVDEVLARALAKSPEDRWESCLEFTGALRRAGAGATSSGAGAGAGAGPGDAVAPPPRWALPVFRAASPTETT; this is encoded by the coding sequence ATGGGCTCGGCGCCGAGCGGCGACCCGGAGGCGGGCGGTGACCCGGGGCCGGGCGGGGGCCCGGTGCGCGGGCGCGCCGGTGACCTGCGGGGACGGCGGATCGCCGGCTACGTCGTGGAGGAGGAGATCGGCCGCGGCGGGATGGCGGTGGTCTACCGCGCCCACGACGTACGCCTCGACCGGACGGTGGCGCTCAAGCTCCTCGCGCCCGAGCTGGCGCGCAACGACACCTTCCGGCAGCGGTTCGCGCACGAGTCGAAGGTCGCGGCGGCCATCGACCACCCGCACATCGTGCCCGTCTTCGAAGCGGGCGAGACGGACGGGATGCTCTACATCGCCATGCGGTACGTGGCCGGCCAGGACCTGCGGGCCCTGCTGGACCGGACGGGCCCGCTGCCCGTGGACACGGCGGCCCGGATCGCCGGTCAGGTCGCCTCGGCGCTGGACGCGGCGCACGCCCACGACCTGGTCCACCGGGACGTGAAACCCGGCAACATCCTCGTCGCGGCGGGCACCGACAGCGAGCACCCGGAGCACGTCTACCTCACGGACTTCGGGCTGACGAAGAAATCGCTGTCGCTGACCGGGTTCACGAGCGTCGGCCAGTTCGTCGGGACCCTGGACTACGTGGCGCCCGAGCAGATCTCCGGGAAGCCGGTGGACGGGCGCTGCGACGTCTACAGCCTGGGGTGCGTGGTCTACGAAACCCTGGCCGGCGGCCCGCCGTTCCAGCGCGACGACGACATGGCCCTGCTCTGGGCCCACCAGTACGACCCGCCGCCCCCGGTGTCATCGCGGCGGTCCGGCCTGCCGGCCGGGGTGGACGAGGTCCTGGCGCGGGCCCTGGCGAAGTCGCCGGAGGACCGGTGGGAGAGCTGCCTGGAGTTCACGGGGGCGCTGCGCCGAGCGGGGGCGGGGGCGACGTCGTCGGGGGCCGGGGCCGGGGCCGGGGCGGGGCCGGGCGACGCGGTGGCGCCGCCGCCTCGGTGGGCCCTGCCGGTGTTCCGGGCCGCCTCGCCGACGGAGACGACCTAG
- a CDS encoding FHA domain-containing protein: MVQRHGAATAPELVLETDRGSTAMSPRRTYHVGRDPLCEICLDDARVSWHHAVLRPDGDHWTLEDEDSTNGTWADGHRVHEWAVGVGSELRFGSAADGPRVRLVDPAPALNRPSSVSHPALTGTFRRPTSVLPLAARAAVRIGRAPDNDLVVDDLVVSRRHAELRSLADGTYEIADLASHNGTYLNGARIDRAAAIGEGDIVGIGHRAFCLVGNQLQEYVDTGEVSLDVQDLAVAVDHGRKTLLDRVSFPVGAKCLLAVVGPSGAGKSTLLGALTGLRPADRGTVLYDGRDLYRDYAELRSRIGLVPQDDILHAQLTVRRALTYAAELRFPQDTAKAERQARVDEVIGELGLGQRADQPIHSLSGGQRKRVSVALELLTKPSLLFLDEPTSGLDPGMDRSVMHMLRGLADDGRTVIVVTHSVLSLDVCDRLLVLAPGGRIAYFGPPDETLGFFGFDQWPEAFEAFESQQGRDWAGEYEASPLHGTYVTAAARQPHQGGHRPSQAFVAAPPKAQSWGSQLSTLIRRYAAALGADRTFLAIMIALPFVMGAMARALAGSALTQETAINALLILCVGGVLTGAANAVRELVKERVIYQRERAVGLSRSAYLMSKVVVLGAITVAQAVVLTLVGLFGVKHNAPDGRGVFLPPLIEITIAVALLSFTAMMLGLLVSALVKKEEVTMPLLVLLAIVQVVFCGALLQLNGVPVIEQLAWFVPSRWALGAMAGTIGLGSIVPGRLTDDPLFAHSAGVWLLNLGMLVALSVLFGVLVLRLLRRHEPAIMRK; the protein is encoded by the coding sequence ATGGTCCAGCGCCACGGTGCGGCGACCGCGCCCGAGCTCGTACTCGAAACCGACCGGGGCTCCACCGCGATGAGCCCGCGCCGGACGTACCACGTCGGCCGGGACCCCCTCTGCGAGATCTGCCTCGACGACGCCCGCGTCTCCTGGCACCACGCGGTCCTGCGCCCCGACGGCGACCACTGGACACTCGAGGACGAGGACAGCACCAACGGCACCTGGGCCGACGGCCACCGGGTCCACGAATGGGCGGTCGGCGTCGGCAGCGAACTGCGCTTCGGCAGCGCCGCCGACGGCCCGCGCGTACGCCTCGTCGACCCCGCCCCGGCCCTGAACCGCCCCTCCTCCGTCTCCCACCCGGCCCTGACCGGCACCTTCCGCCGGCCGACCTCGGTGCTCCCGCTGGCCGCCAGGGCCGCCGTCCGGATCGGCCGCGCACCCGACAACGACCTGGTCGTCGACGACCTCGTCGTCTCCCGCCGCCACGCCGAACTGCGCTCCCTCGCCGACGGCACGTACGAGATCGCCGACCTCGCCAGCCACAACGGCACCTACCTCAACGGCGCCCGCATCGACCGCGCCGCCGCCATCGGCGAAGGCGACATCGTCGGCATCGGACACCGCGCCTTCTGCCTCGTCGGCAACCAGCTCCAGGAGTACGTGGACACGGGCGAGGTGTCCCTCGACGTCCAGGACCTCGCCGTCGCCGTCGACCACGGCCGCAAGACCCTCCTCGACCGCGTCTCCTTCCCCGTCGGCGCCAAATGCCTGCTCGCCGTCGTCGGCCCCAGCGGCGCCGGCAAATCCACCCTGCTCGGCGCCCTGACCGGCCTGCGCCCCGCCGACCGCGGCACCGTCCTCTACGACGGCCGCGACCTCTACCGCGACTACGCCGAACTGCGCAGCCGCATCGGCCTCGTCCCGCAGGACGACATCCTGCACGCGCAGCTCACCGTCCGGCGCGCCCTCACCTACGCCGCCGAACTGCGCTTCCCCCAGGACACCGCCAAGGCCGAACGCCAGGCCCGGGTCGACGAGGTGATCGGCGAGCTGGGCCTCGGGCAGCGCGCCGACCAGCCCATCCACAGCCTCTCCGGCGGCCAGCGCAAACGCGTGTCGGTCGCCCTGGAACTGCTCACCAAACCCTCGCTGCTCTTCCTCGACGAGCCCACCTCCGGGCTCGACCCCGGCATGGACCGCTCCGTGATGCACATGCTGCGCGGCCTCGCCGACGACGGCCGCACCGTCATCGTCGTCACCCACAGCGTGCTCAGCCTCGACGTCTGCGACCGGCTCCTCGTCCTGGCCCCCGGCGGCCGGATCGCCTACTTCGGCCCGCCCGACGAGACCCTCGGGTTCTTCGGCTTCGACCAGTGGCCCGAGGCCTTCGAAGCCTTCGAGAGCCAGCAGGGCCGCGACTGGGCCGGGGAGTACGAGGCCTCGCCGCTGCACGGCACGTACGTGACGGCCGCCGCCCGCCAGCCCCACCAGGGCGGGCACCGGCCCTCGCAGGCCTTCGTCGCCGCCCCGCCCAAGGCGCAGAGCTGGGGCTCCCAGCTGTCCACCCTGATCCGGCGGTACGCCGCCGCGCTCGGCGCCGACCGGACCTTCCTCGCCATCATGATCGCGCTGCCGTTCGTGATGGGCGCCATGGCCCGTGCCCTGGCCGGCAGCGCCCTCACCCAGGAGACGGCGATCAACGCCCTGCTGATCCTGTGCGTCGGCGGGGTGCTGACCGGAGCGGCGAACGCCGTGCGCGAGCTCGTCAAGGAACGGGTCATCTACCAGCGCGAACGCGCCGTCGGGCTGTCACGCTCGGCCTATCTGATGTCCAAGGTGGTGGTGCTCGGGGCCATCACCGTGGCCCAGGCCGTCGTGCTGACCCTGGTCGGACTGTTCGGAGTGAAACACAACGCCCCGGACGGCCGAGGCGTGTTCCTGCCCCCGCTGATCGAGATCACCATCGCCGTGGCCCTGCTGTCCTTCACGGCGATGATGCTCGGCCTGCTGGTCTCCGCCCTGGTCAAGAAGGAGGAGGTCACCATGCCGCTGCTGGTCCTCCTCGCCATCGTCCAAGTGGTCTTCTGCGGAGCCCTGCTCCAGCTGAACGGGGTACCGGTGATCGAGCAACTCGCCTGGTTCGTGCCGTCCCGCTGGGCCCTCGGTGCGATGGCCGGCACCATCGGCCTCGGCTCGATCGTGCCCGGCAGGCTCACCGACGACCCCCTCTTCGCGCACAGCGCCGGGGTGTGGCTGCTCAACCTGGGCATGCTGGTGGCGCTGTCCGTCCTGTTCGGGGTCCTGGTCCTGCGGCTGCTGCGCCGCCACGAGCCCGCGATCATGCGGAAGTAG
- a CDS encoding cation diffusion facilitator family transporter, translating to MSAQDHAPHEHDATTGHDEHAHGGHDHGHGGHSHGVSIDADRRWLGISLGLIVGFMAIEVVIGVLAHSLALISDAAHMLTDAVSIVLALIAMRLAARPARGGFTYGLKRAEILSAQANGLTLLLLAVWLAYEAVRRLLDPPPVEGGLVLVTALAGIVVNIAAAWCISKANRTSLAVEGAYQHILNDLFAFIGTAVAGLIVLTTGFRQADSIASLVVVVLMVKAGYGLVRESGRILLEAAPAHVDPDAVGDRLVGQPPVTEVHDLHIWTITSGQAALSAHVLVAEEGDCHAVRRDLEALLAKEYGITHTTLQVDHAQDSLLTVGRPGEDPADPHCADSHGPVHRQGPHEH from the coding sequence ATGAGCGCGCAGGACCACGCGCCGCACGAGCACGACGCCACCACAGGCCACGACGAGCACGCGCACGGCGGCCACGACCACGGCCACGGCGGCCACAGCCACGGCGTCTCCATCGACGCGGACCGCCGCTGGCTCGGCATCTCCCTCGGTCTGATCGTCGGCTTCATGGCCATCGAGGTGGTCATCGGCGTCCTGGCGCACTCCCTGGCGCTGATCTCCGACGCCGCGCACATGCTGACGGACGCCGTCTCGATCGTCCTCGCGCTGATCGCGATGCGGCTGGCGGCCCGGCCGGCGCGCGGCGGTTTCACGTACGGCCTCAAGCGCGCGGAGATACTTTCCGCGCAGGCCAACGGGCTCACCCTGCTGCTGCTGGCGGTCTGGCTGGCGTACGAGGCGGTACGCCGGCTGCTCGATCCGCCTCCCGTGGAAGGCGGACTGGTCCTGGTCACGGCGCTCGCGGGCATCGTCGTGAACATCGCGGCGGCCTGGTGCATCTCGAAGGCGAACCGCACCTCCCTGGCCGTCGAGGGCGCGTACCAGCACATCCTCAACGACCTGTTCGCCTTCATCGGCACCGCCGTCGCGGGTCTGATCGTGCTCACCACCGGATTCCGGCAGGCCGACTCGATCGCCTCGCTCGTCGTGGTCGTCCTGATGGTCAAGGCGGGCTACGGTCTGGTCCGCGAGTCCGGTCGGATCCTCCTGGAGGCCGCTCCGGCCCATGTGGACCCGGATGCGGTCGGCGACCGCCTCGTCGGGCAGCCGCCGGTCACCGAGGTCCACGACCTGCACATCTGGACCATCACCTCCGGCCAGGCGGCGCTGTCCGCGCACGTGCTGGTGGCCGAGGAGGGCGACTGCCACGCCGTGCGCCGGGATCTGGAGGCCCTGCTGGCCAAGGAGTACGGGATCACGCACACCACGCTCCAGGTGGACCACGCCCAGGACTCCCTGCTCACCGTCGGCCGCCCGGGCGAGGATCCGGCCGACCCGCACTGCGCGGATTCCCACGGCCCGGTCCACCGCCAGGGACCGCACGAGCACTGA
- a CDS encoding NUDIX domain-containing protein: MTTKRSAGLLLFRDSGAAGLEVLLGHMGGPLWERRDAGAWSIPKGEYGPEETAVDAARREFEEELGLPPPEGPYLPLGEVRMIGGKLVTIWAVRADLDPALAVPGTFTMEWPPKSGRTAEFPELDRVEWFSPPLARTKLVVSQIPFLERLSELLKNKG; the protein is encoded by the coding sequence ATGACCACCAAACGGAGCGCCGGTCTGCTCCTGTTCAGGGATTCCGGGGCCGCGGGCCTCGAAGTACTGCTCGGCCATATGGGCGGCCCGCTCTGGGAGCGGCGCGACGCGGGCGCCTGGTCGATCCCGAAGGGCGAGTACGGGCCCGAGGAGACCGCGGTCGACGCGGCCCGCCGGGAATTCGAGGAGGAGCTCGGGCTGCCGCCGCCGGAGGGTCCGTACCTGCCGCTGGGAGAGGTGCGGATGATCGGCGGGAAGCTCGTGACGATCTGGGCGGTACGGGCGGACCTGGATCCGGCGCTGGCGGTACCGGGAACATTCACCATGGAATGGCCGCCGAAATCGGGACGTACCGCGGAGTTCCCCGAGTTGGACCGGGTGGAGTGGTTTTCTCCTCCGCTGGCCAGAACCAAACTGGTGGTGTCTCAAATCCCTTTTCTGGAGCGATTGTCCGAACTCTTGAAGAATAAGGGTTGA
- a CDS encoding Tm-1-like ATP-binding domain-containing protein produces the protein MTNVVLVGTLDTKGVEYGWLRERLLRAGVEVVMVDTGIMDEPRVPADVPREAVARAAGTELSQLRAAADRGAAVTTMARGAEATLLRLHAEGRLHGVLAIGGSGGTSIATRAMRALPLGVPKVMVSSMASGDVAPYVGSADITMMYSVVDIAGINSISAPVLTNAVEAVAAMAKGFERASMELRRPARLGEGSRPLIAASMAGVTTIGVDAARERLTELGYEVLVFHVSGTGGRTLEKLAGQGIFAGVLDLTLSELADDLCGGILTAGPDRLSAAGRAGIPQVVSLGALDMVKFGPMESLPERVRYRRIRVHNPSITVIRTTGAECAELGRRVAAKLRAATGPTAVCVPLRGLSTLGAPGGPYHDPDADRALFSALRDGLRGSAARLYDYDTHINDPDFGRAAADRLHAMIGARAAAA, from the coding sequence ATGACGAACGTCGTGCTGGTGGGAACCCTGGACACCAAGGGTGTGGAGTACGGCTGGCTGCGCGAGAGGCTGTTGCGCGCCGGCGTCGAAGTGGTCATGGTCGACACAGGAATCATGGACGAGCCCCGGGTGCCCGCCGATGTGCCGCGTGAAGCGGTCGCGCGGGCAGCGGGAACGGAACTCTCGCAGCTACGCGCGGCCGCCGACCGGGGTGCGGCCGTGACCACGATGGCCCGGGGCGCGGAAGCGACCCTCTTACGCCTGCACGCCGAAGGGCGGCTCCACGGAGTCCTCGCGATCGGCGGCAGCGGCGGAACCTCCATCGCCACGAGGGCGATGCGCGCACTGCCGCTGGGCGTTCCGAAGGTGATGGTCTCGTCGATGGCGTCCGGGGACGTGGCCCCGTACGTCGGATCGGCGGACATCACGATGATGTACAGCGTCGTGGACATCGCGGGGATCAACAGCATCTCCGCACCCGTCCTGACCAACGCCGTCGAAGCCGTCGCCGCGATGGCCAAGGGGTTCGAGCGCGCCTCCATGGAACTGCGGCGGCCGGCCCGGCTGGGCGAGGGCAGCCGTCCGCTGATCGCGGCGAGCATGGCGGGGGTGACCACGATCGGCGTGGACGCCGCCCGTGAACGGCTGACCGAGCTCGGCTACGAGGTCCTGGTCTTCCACGTCAGCGGCACCGGCGGCCGCACCCTGGAGAAACTGGCCGGCCAGGGGATCTTCGCGGGCGTCCTCGACCTCACGCTCAGCGAGCTCGCCGACGACCTGTGCGGCGGCATCCTCACCGCCGGTCCCGACCGGCTCAGCGCGGCCGGGCGGGCCGGGATCCCCCAGGTGGTGAGCCTGGGAGCGCTGGACATGGTGAAATTCGGGCCGATGGAGAGCCTGCCCGAGAGGGTCCGCTACCGCCGGATCCGCGTCCACAACCCCTCGATCACGGTGATCCGTACGACCGGGGCCGAATGCGCCGAACTCGGCCGCCGGGTCGCTGCCAAACTCCGTGCGGCCACCGGCCCCACAGCGGTCTGCGTCCCACTGCGCGGACTGTCCACGCTCGGCGCACCCGGTGGCCCCTACCATGACCCCGACGCCGACCGGGCACTGTTCTCGGCACTGCGCGACGGACTGCGGGGCAGCGCCGCCCGGCTGTACGACTACGACACCCACATCAACGATCCAGACTTCGGACGCGCGGCGGCCGACCGGCTGCACGCCATGATCGGCGCGCGGGCCGCGGCCGCCTGA